One window of the candidate division WOR-3 bacterium genome contains the following:
- a CDS encoding iron ABC transporter permease, with the protein MNKSLVLVLLLVLGVVLELVVGVPDLSKEEILLLRGYRIVLGIYAGGVLAFCGSVLQGLFGNPLVEPFTLGSASGAALGSAMGMVFFQYASPAFAFAGALIIGFLVFTIARVEGGLLRDRLILSGVIMSFLCSALVMLIMIAGRKELYEVLYLLMGYLGIVITPQNRLMLIVLLAISAFLIFYLYRYYREFDILTTGVESAQALGLDIQRFSMEVFVVATLLVSFVVSLVGAIGFVGLVIPHISRMLFGPRHIRNLGGSLVLGATFVLFSDALTRMFTVYELPTGVITSLLGVPFFIYLYRRKGT; encoded by the coding sequence TTGAATAAAAGCCTGGTTTTGGTTTTGCTATTGGTTCTCGGGGTTGTTCTGGAACTGGTAGTTGGTGTGCCGGATCTGAGTAAAGAAGAAATACTCCTGTTGCGGGGCTATCGGATAGTCCTGGGCATATATGCGGGTGGTGTCTTGGCATTCTGTGGTAGCGTGCTCCAGGGACTTTTCGGAAACCCCTTGGTAGAACCTTTTACCTTGGGTTCAGCATCCGGGGCTGCACTTGGATCCGCCATGGGCATGGTCTTTTTTCAGTATGCGAGTCCGGCTTTCGCATTTGCCGGTGCCCTAATTATAGGATTTCTGGTATTTACCATTGCCCGGGTTGAAGGGGGATTGCTGCGCGACCGGCTTATTCTTTCCGGAGTGATAATGAGTTTTTTGTGCAGTGCTCTTGTGATGCTCATCATGATTGCAGGCAGAAAAGAACTCTACGAAGTGCTCTATCTTTTGATGGGCTATCTCGGCATCGTGATCACACCCCAGAATCGGTTGATGCTCATAGTTCTTCTGGCAATTTCTGCTTTCCTCATTTTCTACCTTTATCGGTATTATCGCGAATTTGATATCCTTACCACCGGGGTTGAATCTGCCCAGGCACTCGGTTTGGATATCCAACGTTTTTCCATGGAAGTATTCGTGGTTGCGACCCTGCTGGTGAGTTTTGTGGTCTCTCTGGTGGGTGCAATCGGATTTGTCGGACTGGTGATACCCCATATCTCAAGGATGTTATTCGGTCCCCGGCATATCCGCAATCTCGGTGGTTCCTTGGTCCTGGGTGCTACTTTTGTGCTGTTTTCCGATGCCCTGACCAGGATGTTTACGGTCTATGAATTACCCACTGGGGTGATTACCTCGTTATTGGGTGTCCCTTTTTTCATCTACCTTTACCGTCGCAAAGGAACATGA
- a CDS encoding cobalamin-binding protein, with translation MQRLYVFLLVLLSVACERKVTAKGMRVVSLSPAMTEVIFALGAGEYLVGVTTYCDYPDSAKKIYKVGDFSHPSLERIVGLKPDLVVVNLPEQKWLKIQLEKLGIKTFTTEPKTISDIYREIAELGKILKRERLADSLISYMKSVLKPQAKRKKRVYVELSPRPLITIGRESYLNEMMEWAGGVNIFEDLAKDYPVVNQEEVIKRNPEIILVFHPEKIADRLGWQEIEAVKKKKVYQELNPDHFLRPGPRLVLGFRQLEQIFE, from the coding sequence ATGCAAAGACTATATGTGTTTCTCTTGGTTCTTTTATCGGTCGCTTGCGAAAGAAAGGTCACCGCTAAGGGCATGCGCGTCGTCTCCCTTTCTCCGGCGATGACAGAGGTGATCTTTGCCTTGGGCGCAGGAGAATACCTGGTGGGTGTTACTACCTATTGTGATTATCCTGATTCCGCAAAAAAGATTTATAAGGTGGGCGATTTTTCCCATCCCTCTCTGGAAAGAATTGTAGGATTAAAACCTGACCTGGTGGTGGTCAATCTTCCTGAGCAAAAATGGCTCAAAATACAATTGGAAAAGTTAGGAATTAAAACTTTTACCACCGAACCCAAAACGATCAGTGACATCTATCGTGAGATTGCAGAGTTGGGAAAGATATTAAAAAGAGAGCGTCTGGCTGATTCACTCATTAGCTATATGAAATCTGTTCTCAAACCCCAAGCAAAAAGGAAAAAGCGGGTCTATGTAGAACTGAGCCCACGCCCGCTCATCACCATTGGTCGGGAGTCTTATTTAAATGAGATGATGGAATGGGCAGGGGGTGTGAATATTTTTGAGGATTTAGCGAAGGATTATCCGGTTGTGAATCAAGAAGAAGTGATCAAGCGTAATCCGGAGATTATCCTTGTCTTCCATCCCGAAAAGATAGCCGACCGTCTGGGCTGGCAGGAGATTGAAGCGGTGAAAAAGAAAAAGGTCTACCAGGAATTAAATCCCGACCATTTTTTGCGTCCTGGACCGCGGTTGGTGTTGGGTTTTCGACAACTGGAGCAGATTTTTGAATAA